One Brassica napus cultivar Da-Ae chromosome C2, Da-Ae, whole genome shotgun sequence DNA window includes the following coding sequences:
- the LOC106385264 gene encoding ABC transporter G family member 8, which produces MKTPPPQSSETKAYTLTTSSVSYTQPKTSLSLLRLAATEPPSFILRNITLTAHPSEILAVVGPSGAGKSTLLDILASKTSPTSGSILLNSVPINPSSYRKISSYVPQHDSFFPLLTVSETFSFAARLLLPNPSDVPQTVTSLLSELNLTHLSNTRLAQGLSGGERRRVSIGLTLLHDPCFLLLDEPTSGLDSKSAFDVVNILKSIAMSRQRTVVLSIHQPSFKILSIIDRLLLISQGTVAYHGRLDSLEGFLLSKGFTVPPQLNSLEYAMEVLQQLRESDGNTDVIALHSIENQKERQEQSIVRYRKSRITEICLLSLRFWKIIYRTRQLLLTNALEALVVGLVLGTIYINIGIGKEGIEKRFGLFAFTLTFLLSSTTETLPIFINERPILIRETSSGVYRLSSHILANTLVFLPYLFVISIIYSASVYFLVGLCPTWQAFGYFVLVIWVVVLMANSFVLFLSSLAPNYIAGTSSVTVLLAAFFLFSGYFISKESLPKYWLFMYFISMYKYALDALLINEYSCLASKCLVWYEEAQGKVCLVNGGDVLEKKGLHEKHRWFNVYVLLGFFVLYRVLCFLALLRRVSGSNR; this is translated from the coding sequence ATGAAAACTCCTCCGCCGCAGTCGTCGGAGACGAAGGCCTACACACTAACCACCTCGTCAGTCTCCTACACCCAACCAaagacctctctctctctccttcgcTTAGCCGCCACTGAGCCACCATCCTTTATCCTCCGCAACATCACTCTCACCGCTCATCCCTCCGAGATCCTCGCCGTCGTTGGCCCTTCCGGCGCCGGAAAATCAACTCTCCTAGACATTCTTGCCTCTAAAACCTCCCCAACCTCCGGCTCAATCCTCTTAAACTCGGTTCCCATAAACCCTTCCTCTTACCGCAAAATATCCTCTTACGTTCCTCAGCACGACTCTTTTTTCCCTCTCCTCACCGTCTCCGAAACCTTCTCCTTCGCCGCACGTCTCTTGCTCCCAAACCCATCAGATGTCCCTCAAACCGTAACCTCTCTTCTCTCAGAACTTAACCTAACACACCTCTCCAACACAAGACTCGCTCAGGGCTTGTCCggtggagaaagaagaagggtgTCTATAGGTTTAACCCTACTTCACGACCCTTGCTTTCTACTCCTCGACGAACCCACTTCCGGTTTAGACAGTAAATCTGCTTTTGATGTCGTTAACATCCTCAAATCCATAGCTATGTCAAGACAACGGACCGTGGTCTTGTCCATTCACCAACCTAGCTTCAAGATTCTCTCTATCATTGATCGACTCTTACTTATTTCACAAGGAACTGTTGCGTACCATGGAAGGCTCGACTCTCTAGAAGGTTTCTTGCTATCCAAGGGATTTACCGTCCCTCCTCAGCTTAACTCTCTCGAATACGCCATGGAAGTACTTCAACAACTCCGTGAATCCGATGGAAACACCGATGTTATCGCTCTCCATTCGATCGAAAACCAAAAAGAGAGACAAGAACAAAGTATAGTTCGATATAGAAAATCAAGAATCACGGAGATATGCCTTCTTTCGTTAAGATTCTGGAAGATCATATACAGGACAAGACAGCTGCTTCTGACCAATGCATTAGAAGCACTTGTAGTTGGTCTTGTCTTAGGAACTATCTACATCAACATCGGAATAGGCAAAGAAGGTATCGAGAAGAGGTTCGGTCTTTTCGCCTTCACACTCACGTTTCTCCTCTCTTCAACAACCGAAACCCTCCCTATCTTCATCAACGAGCGTCCTATTCTTATCAGAGAGACTTCAAGTGGTGTTTATAGACTCTCCTCGCACATTCTTGCCAACACACTCGTTTTCTTGCCTTATTTGTTTGTTATCTCAATCATTTACTCTGCTTCTGTCTATTTCCTCGTCGGTCTCTGCCCTACTTGGCAAGCTTTTGGGTACTTCGTTCTAGTGATATGGGTCGTTGTCCTAATGGCTAACTCTTTTGTTCTCTTCTTGAGCTCTCTTGCTCCAAATTACATAGCAGGAACCTCTTCTGTGACGGTTCTTTTAGCGGCCTTCTTCTTGTTCTCAGGTTACTTCATTTCCAAGGAGAGTCTACCCAAGTATTGGCTTTTCATGTACTTCATCTCGATGTATAAGTATGCGTTGGATGCGCTTCTTATAAACGAGTACTCGTGTTTGGCTTCCAAGTGTTTGGTCTGGTATGAGGAAGCTCAAGGGAAGGTGTGCTTGGTTAATGGAGGTGACGTGTTGGAGAAGAAAGGGCTTCATGAGAAACATAGATGGTTTAATGTTTATGTTCTGTTAGGGTTCTTCGTACTTTATCGTGTGTTGTGTTTTCTTGCTCTCCTTAGAAGGGTTTCAGGTTCCAATAGGTAA
- the LOC106385259 gene encoding probable NADH dehydrogenase [ubiquinone] 1 alpha subcomplex subunit 5, mitochondrial isoform X3, translated as MFLRAIGRPLLAKAKQTTGIVGVDVVPNARAVLIDLYSKTLPEDEGYRKAVESFTRHRLNVCKEEEDWEAIEKRLGCGQVEELIEEAQDELTLIAKMIANLGVWVKVFIRHLSLEWFLLHCHNGTLGVFQMTTSVK; from the exons ATGTTCTTACGGGCAATCGGACGGCCGCTGTTGGCCAAAGCGAAGCAGACGACAGGGATTGTCGGGGTTGACGTTGTACCGAACGCGAGGGCGGTGCTGATCGATCTCTACAGCAAAACCCTACCGGAGGATGAAGGATACCGAAAAGCGGTGGAATCGTTCACGCGACACCGTCTCAATGtgtgtaaagaagaagaagactgggAGGCGATCGAGAAGCGTCTTGGCTGCGGTCAAGTAGAGGAGCTCATCGAAGAGGCGCAAGATGAGCTCACACTCATTGCCAAAATGATCG CTAACCTAGGCGTATGGGTGAAAGTTTTCATACGTCACTTAAGTTTGGAATGGTTCTTGCTTCATTGTCAC AATGGGACCCTTGGGGTGTTCCAGATGACTACGAGTGTGAAGTAA
- the LOC106385259 gene encoding probable NADH dehydrogenase [ubiquinone] 1 alpha subcomplex subunit 5, mitochondrial isoform X4 has product MFLRAIGRPLLAKAKQTTGIVGVDVVPNARAVLIDLYSKTLPEDEGYRKAVESFTRHRLNVCKEEEDWEAIEKRLGCGQVEELIEEAQDELTLIAKMIANLGLLVKECIVHLCLKRFLLYCHIGVVVLLLCS; this is encoded by the exons ATGTTCTTACGGGCAATCGGACGGCCGCTGTTGGCCAAAGCGAAGCAGACGACAGGGATTGTCGGGGTTGACGTTGTACCGAACGCGAGGGCGGTGCTGATCGATCTCTACAGCAAAACCCTACCGGAGGATGAAGGATACCGAAAAGCGGTGGAATCGTTCACGCGACACCGTCTCAATGtgtgtaaagaagaagaagactgggAGGCGATCGAGAAGCGTCTTGGCTGCGGTCAAGTAGAGGAGCTCATCGAAGAGGCGCAAGATGAGCTCACACTCATTGCCAAAATGATCG CTAACCTAGGCTTATTGGTGAAAGAGTGCATAGTTCACTTATGTTTGAAGCGGTTCTTGCTTTACTGTCACATAGGTGTGGTCGTGTTATTGCTTTGCAGCTAA
- the LOC106385259 gene encoding probable NADH dehydrogenase [ubiquinone] 1 alpha subcomplex subunit 5, mitochondrial isoform X2 has translation MFLRAIGRPLLAKAKQTTGIVGVDVVPNARAVLIDLYSKTLPEDEGYRKAVESFTRHRLNVCKEEEDWEAIEKRLGCGQVEELIEEAQDELTLIAKMIANLGVWVKVFIRHLSLEWFLLHCHVRVFVFLLWIYLYNGTLGVFQMTTSVK, from the exons ATGTTCTTACGGGCAATCGGACGGCCGCTGTTGGCCAAAGCGAAGCAGACGACAGGGATTGTCGGGGTTGACGTTGTACCGAACGCGAGGGCGGTGCTGATCGATCTCTACAGCAAAACCCTACCGGAGGATGAAGGATACCGAAAAGCGGTGGAATCGTTCACGCGACACCGTCTCAATGtgtgtaaagaagaagaagactgggAGGCGATCGAGAAGCGTCTTGGCTGCGGTCAAGTAGAGGAGCTCATCGAAGAGGCGCAAGATGAGCTCACACTCATTGCCAAAATGATCG CTAACCTAGGCGTATGGGTGAAAGTTTTCATACGTCACTTAAGTTTGGAATGGTTCTTGCTTCATTGTCACGTACGTGTGTTCGTGTTCTTGCTTTGGATCTACCTATAC AATGGGACCCTTGGGGTGTTCCAGATGACTACGAGTGTGAAGTAA
- the LOC106385272 gene encoding uncharacterized protein LOC106385272 isoform X1 → MESPPPVTSIGTVSIEEKISGPEMSSKPTVVSNGIEDMRHQIDVNDLESTLKDSSETEYIMGVSDSGVEPELEVAGGSESSPSTGLPPITTISPEISIDSSIPKFVPSIGAWAKPLTFIPPATPPTPATPSGFDLQYLNNLLDSFWPTLPDGLGSNQKKKDHPSLTREFPRMPVQKIPVLELKEDGTLRFPWAAIMDPATRNLYRAAKPNFDGTPQIVATQDWVSATWHPDLVSLCKHINLDLIRFVWEKQSCWLK, encoded by the exons ATGGAGTCTCCACCGCCGGTAACATCGATTGGCACAGTCTCGATTGAAGAAAAAATATCCGGTCCAGAGATGTCGTCTAAGCCTACGGTAGTGAGCAATGGTATTGAAGATATGAGGCATCAAATAGATGTCAACGACTTGGAGTCGACTCTCAAGGATTCAAGTGAAACTGAATACATAATGGGAGTAAGCGACTCTGGTGTTGAACCAGAACTAGAGGTGGCCGGAGGTTCGGAATCATCTCCATCTACTGGCCTCCCTCCAATAACTACTATTTCTCCAGAGATATCAATTGATTCTTCAATACCTAAATTTGTTCCTTCAATTGGAGCCTGGGCCAAACCACTTACTTTTATACCACCTGCAACTCCTCCAACGCCTGCAACGCCAAGTGGTTTTGACCTGCAGTATCTTAACAATCTCCTTGACTCTTTCTGGCCAACATTGCCTGATGGACTTGGGTCAAACCAGAAGAAAAAAGACCATCCTAGTCTTACCAGAGAATTTCCTCGTATGCCGGTTCAAAAAATTCCGGTCCTTGAACTTAAAGAGGATGGAACATTAAGGTTTCCATGGGCAGCCATAATGGACCCTGCTACCAGAAACCTCTACCGAGCGGCCAAGCCAAATTTTGATGGAACGCCTCAG ATAGTTGCTACTCAAGATTGGGTCTCAGCCACGTGGCATCCGGACTTGGTGAGCCTATGCAAACACATAAACCTCGACTTGATCCGATTTGTTTGGGAGAAGCAAAGTTGTTGGTTGAAGTAG
- the LOC106385259 gene encoding probable NADH dehydrogenase [ubiquinone] 1 alpha subcomplex subunit 5, mitochondrial isoform X1: MFLRAIGRPLLAKAKQTTGIVGVDVVPNARAVLIDLYSKTLPEDEGYRKAVESFTRHRLNVCKEEEDWEAIEKRLGCGQVEELIEEAQDELTLIAKMIEWDPWGVPDDYECEVIENDAPIPKHVPQHRPGPLPEDFYRTLEGLLSESKTKIPASISADPQLKE; this comes from the exons ATGTTCTTACGGGCAATCGGACGGCCGCTGTTGGCCAAAGCGAAGCAGACGACAGGGATTGTCGGGGTTGACGTTGTACCGAACGCGAGGGCGGTGCTGATCGATCTCTACAGCAAAACCCTACCGGAGGATGAAGGATACCGAAAAGCGGTGGAATCGTTCACGCGACACCGTCTCAATGtgtgtaaagaagaagaagactgggAGGCGATCGAGAAGCGTCTTGGCTGCGGTCAAGTAGAGGAGCTCATCGAAGAGGCGCAAGATGAGCTCACACTCATTGCCAAAATGATCG AATGGGACCCTTGGGGTGTTCCAGATGACTACGAGTGTGAAGTAATTGAGAACGATGCACCGATTCCAAAGCATGTTCCTCAGCACCGACCTGGTCCTCTTCCTGAGGACTTCTACAGAACCCTTGAAGGTCTTCTTTCAGAGTCCAAAACAAAAATCCCAGCTTCTATCTCTGCTGATCCACAGCTGAAGGAGTAA
- the LOC106385272 gene encoding uncharacterized protein LOC106385272 isoform X2: MESPPPVTSIGTVSIEEKISGPEMSSKPTVVSNGIEDMRHQIDVNDLESTLKDSSETEYIMGVSDSGVEPELEVAGGSESSPSTGLPPITTISPEISIDSSIPKFVPSIGAWAKPLTFIPPATPPTPATPSGFDLQYLNNLLDSFWPTLPDGLGSNQKKKDHPSLTREFPRMPVQKIPVLELKEDGTLRFPWAAIMDPATRNLYRAAKPNFDGTPQLTYNQSQHLYLIRSS, translated from the exons ATGGAGTCTCCACCGCCGGTAACATCGATTGGCACAGTCTCGATTGAAGAAAAAATATCCGGTCCAGAGATGTCGTCTAAGCCTACGGTAGTGAGCAATGGTATTGAAGATATGAGGCATCAAATAGATGTCAACGACTTGGAGTCGACTCTCAAGGATTCAAGTGAAACTGAATACATAATGGGAGTAAGCGACTCTGGTGTTGAACCAGAACTAGAGGTGGCCGGAGGTTCGGAATCATCTCCATCTACTGGCCTCCCTCCAATAACTACTATTTCTCCAGAGATATCAATTGATTCTTCAATACCTAAATTTGTTCCTTCAATTGGAGCCTGGGCCAAACCACTTACTTTTATACCACCTGCAACTCCTCCAACGCCTGCAACGCCAAGTGGTTTTGACCTGCAGTATCTTAACAATCTCCTTGACTCTTTCTGGCCAACATTGCCTGATGGACTTGGGTCAAACCAGAAGAAAAAAGACCATCCTAGTCTTACCAGAGAATTTCCTCGTATGCCGGTTCAAAAAATTCCGGTCCTTGAACTTAAAGAGGATGGAACATTAAGGTTTCCATGGGCAGCCATAATGGACCCTGCTACCAGAAACCTCTACCGAGCGGCCAAGCCAAATTTTGATGGAACGCCTCAG TTGACCTACAACCAAAGTCAGCATCTATACTTGATTAGATCAAGCTGA